The Leishmania infantum JPCM5 genome chromosome 9 nucleotide sequence CCCACAGACGCGCGCGGGCTTGCTTCACATTCGGGGGCTTTGCCGTGCGACTCGCATGCGATGTGCCATGTGACTCATCACTCGCACCACCCCCAGCTTCATGGCTCTTGGGCGGCTTGATGGGGACGGCCCTGGCGGCGGAGTCAGCGGCACTGGGGAGGACCTtgctcgccaccgccgcagccgcagcgcccacATCGTTGTTGAGCGACAGCGCGAGAGGTGGGGCGGGCTGCATGCTGCGGATATAAGCGCACACCTCCGCATCCAGCTGGCGGCGTGCCTCTTCCAGCAACGCCATGTTTTTCTGCTTGCTCTCCGTCgctacgtgtgtgtgcgtgttgagtgtgtgtgccggaGATGGTGTGAAAGCTGAGCGGCGCACGTGGCGCCTTGCgtgcggcagagagagagtagCCGAGGACgtcaaggaggaggaggacgagggggcgaggaggtcGGCCAACAACCAGGAGAAGCGggccgcccttctctctctcacacacagaAGAGGTTACACCAAACAGAGAGAACGTCGGAGAGGCTCACAGGCACACGGGGAGAGACGTGTAAGGAGGTTCTAGTGTACATATACGATGAAGGCGagtgcatatatatatataggaGAGGCGGAAGGGGCAGAGGCTGGCAGAGGACGGGCAACcgttggaggaggaggcgaagatgTGGTGGCGCCCCTACACtgagagacagacagaaaTGCGCAAGCGCGTGATCTGTCGGACGCGCAGTGGTATATGCGTATAcgcggcgagagaggagaggagaggagaggggagggagaggggggggagagaagcTGAGGATGCGCTTGTAATAGACAATGCCGAACAGCTGATGACTGCGTctatgcatgtgtgcgtgtgcgcttgtcAAGGGACACAAGGTGAAGCCACCTCTGAGTAGATCGCGATGTatgtgctgccgctcttgcTGGCGCGTAGGGTGCGTGTCGATATGTACGTGCTAAGAGGCCAGTGAatgaagaagaagagaagagaggggatGCGCGTTTCGTTGCTTGCTTGCTCTGGCATCGTCatgagagacagagagagggcagccGTCGAACACCCCCACTACACCCCACAGGATAGCGTAAGGCACGCTGtcaagaggaggaggtgccaGTCATAaacatacacatgcacgcacccTTCAACTGTCatctctgctgcgccgacgctTGTAAGCGAGcgagggatggggaggggagggggcaggagGTCGGGCGTTGTTTCTATCCTGCCTGGCTCGCTGGCTTCGTACTTTAAAGCATCGGCTCGTGTAGAACGATGCCACGTcggaaaggaggagagacgcGGAGGGCGGTCTCACCTCCTGaagcatgtgcgtgtgcatgtgtgtagGTGCGGCCGGGCCGCTTACAACGAGGGCTACACCGGCAGAAATAGAGCACATTATTTAGTAGAGTGAATCCCTGTATACGTccttgcttgtgtgtgcacgaGAGCGCGGCGCCATCCGTGCCCTCACAGCCTTCCTGTCTCACCGGGTGAGGCCatgagaggggaaggggtgggggtcgGGTCGGACGGATAGGGGGACGCTCTCTCGAGGCACGGCCACTGGTGgaagcgggagagagaagggcccAGCATGTAACTAGGGCCGCTTCTCAACTAGAATGGCAGCTGACAGGAACCCTGACCAGGATACCAGGCATCGCGCTTCCACCGGACAGCGAACACAGGCTCGTCACCCTCACCCAACTCTTGCCGCACTGCCATGCCCATGCGAGACGCGCACAGCGATACACGGCAAATCGCAAACAACGGAAGACGGAAGAaattatatatatatgtgtgtgcatatatGTAAGGTGTTCTCCGCTACCGGAGGCGGGAAGGTGGTAGTGGGGGGGGCGCTACACGCagtggagggaggaagagggcgatAACGGCTTGCTGCACCAAGAAGCGCAGACGTAAGATAATCCAAGAAGAAATCAACCATACAAGCATCCCAGCATGCACGCGGACGTACCCACAGATAGACAGACAAGCTCCCTCGTCCCTTGTGAAGACGTGAACATGTGCCATCGTGCCCTAGAGTTAATGATCACGACTCTTACCTGCGAACCAGCAGGCGCACGGTGCTCTTCAGGTGCTTGCACACGAACGCTTGCTGGATAGCCGACTCCTTCCAGAACTTGTAGCGATCCTTGGCGGAGAAGTGCCCGCTCTCCATGTCCATGTTCAGCAGAATTTCGTTGTTGTCCGTTTTGCACTCACGCAGCTTGCTCACCCACTTGGCCGGCTCCCAATAAGCGACGCGGGGGTCGTGCAGGCCGCACTGGACCATGATATTCGGGTACTCCTGCGCGCGGACGTTGTCCACGGGGCTGTAGCTCAGCATGTAGTCGTAGTACTTGTACTCGTTCGGGTTGCCCCACTCCTCCCACTCGCCCGTCGTCAAGGGAATGCTGGGGTCGCACATGGTCGTCATGACATCCACGAACGGCACGCCGGCGAGCGCCACCTTGAAGAGATCGGGACGCATGTTCAGCACGGCGCCCACTAGCAGGCCGCCGGCGCTACGCCCCTCGCAGGCCagctgcgacggcgtcgtcaaTTTCGCGTTCACCAGGAACTCGGCTGCCGCGATGAAGTCGGAAAAGGTGTTGCGCTTCGTGAGGTACTTGGCGCCGATCTCGTACCATGCACGGCCCATctcactgccgccgcggatGTGGGCTATGGCGAAGATCATGCCGCGGTCACAGTACGGCAGGTGCTGAATGCTGAACTGAGGGTCCATGCTAAGGCCGTAGCTGCCGTACCCGTACAGCAtgcacggctgcggctggcTCATGTCGAGGTCTTTGTGGTAGACAACTGAGAGCGGGATCTTGGTCTGGTCTGGTGCGGTAGCGAAGCGGCGCTCCACCTTGTAGTTGGCGGCGTCGAAGCCACCGCCGACCTCGCGCACTTTCACAGCGGTGCGAGAGTGGTCCTGCGGATTGACGTCGAGCCAGGTGTTCGGCGTGGCAAGGGACGAGTACTCCATGCGGAACGTTGGCTCTTCGTACTCCAACATCTGGAACGCCACGAGGTGCACCGTGAAGATCGGCTCCTCCATcaccacctcgcgcagcccGGTGCTAGCCTTGAAGACGCCATCCTGCGGGTCCACCATCATCGTCCAGATGCGCGTCAGcccggcgcggcggcctgTCACGACGAGGTAGTTCGAGCGCACCGCGATGCTCTCCATAAACACGTCCTCGCTGTGATCCACCAGCACATGTGACCAGTCGCTCGGCTGCCCGCGCGGCGCTATGAGAAGCTTGTGGTTCACCGCCCCGCCTTCGTTGGTGAGGATCACAAGATGGCTGGTGCCGTGCATCTGCACGTCGTAGCGCACGCCCTTCTCGCGCGGCCGCACAATTTCAAGCGTATTGTGGGCGTTGCCCCTGCGCAGATCAAGCAGGTGCACCTCTGCCGTCTCCGGCGACTGCGAGCCGATGCACAGTGTGTTTGTGTCCGCGGCCTTGTACATGAAGGCGCTGAACAGCGGGTTGTTCTCCTCGTAGAGGCAGACGTCCTCGGACTGCGGCTTGCCCATCACGTGGCGCCACACCTTGTTATCGCGCAGCGTCTCGTCTTTGGTCACGTAGAATAAGGAGGTCTGGTCCGGGCCCCACACGATCTCGCCATTGGTGCCGCTCACCTTGTCGGCGATAGTTTGGCACGGGTCCGAAATCCTTTTAAATTCGATCGTGTACACCTCGTTACCGCTCATGTCCACAGAGAAGGCCACGAGGTCGTGCTCCGGCGGTGCTGGCTTCACCTCCATCACGTCACAGAACGGTTTGCCCTCGGCGACTTGGTTGACATCGATGATGACTTCCTCTGCCGCGACGTCGCCCGGCTCCTTGTCCTTGGACACGCGGCAGTAAATCTTGTACGACTTACCCTTCACCTCGCGGGTGTAGTACCGGTACTTGCCGTACACGTACGGCGCGGACATGTCGTCCTCCTTGATGTGCGATATGTGCTCCGTGTAGATgtcgtcgcgcagctgcgcaatgtcggcgctgcgcgcctggAAGTAGGCCTTCTCCTTGTTGAGGTGCTCAATCACGGCCGGATCCTTGCGATTGTCATCGCGCATCCAAAAATACGGGTCCTCGCGGTAGCGCGGTGGATTCATCGGGTTTGGGCCGCGGTCCTCACCCTCCACGTAGCCGAACGTGACGCGGTGCGGCTTCTTGGCGGCGatcggcggctgcgcagagGCCGCGATGGTGTTGCCCGACAACATCCGGGctggtgggggtggggaaataagcaaaagaaaaaagggaagggatGTTGACTCAGCGTCTTCAAAGACTAACAGAACAtacggacacacacacacacacacaaacacgcacacgtagaTCGATAGATATACCTATGTGTAGATATCtacctatatatatatatagatggATAgatgtatgtatatgtgttCCGTTGGGCACACACGTACCACGTATGTGCGATC carries:
- the OPB gene encoding oligopeptidase b;with=GeneDB:LmjF09.0770, which translates into the protein MLSGNTIAASAQPPIAAKKPHRVTFGYVEGEDRGPNPMNPPRYREDPYFWMRDDNRKDPAVIEHLNKEKAYFQARSADIAQLRDDIYTEHISHIKEDDMSAPYVYGKYRYYTREVKGKSYKIYCRVSKDKEPGDVAAEEVIIDVNQVAEGKPFCDVMEVKPAPPEHDLVAFSVDMSGNEVYTIEFKRISDPCQTIADKVSGTNGEIVWGPDQTSLFYVTKDETLRDNKVWRHVMGKPQSEDVCLYEENNPLFSAFMYKAADTNTLCIGSQSPETAEVHLLDLRRGNAHNTLEIVRPREKGVRYDVQMHGTSHLVILTNEGGAVNHKLLIAPRGQPSDWSHVLVDHSEDVFMESIAVRSNYLVVTGRRAGLTRIWTMMVDPQDGVFKASTGLREVVMEEPIFTVHLVAFQMLEYEEPTFRMEYSSLATPNTWLDVNPQDHSRTAVKVREVGGGFDAANYKVERRFATAPDQTKIPLSVVYHKDLDMSQPQPCMLYGYGSYGLSMDPQFSIQHLPYCDRGMIFAIAHIRGGSEMGRAWYEIGAKYLTKRNTFSDFIAAAEFLVNAKLTTPSQLACEGRSAGGLLVGAVLNMRPDLFKVALAGVPFVDVMTTMCDPSIPLTTGEWEEWGNPNEYKYYDYMLSYSPVDNVRAQEYPNIMVQCGLHDPRVAYWEPAKWVSKLRECKTDNNEILLNMDMESGHFSAKDRYKFWKESAIQQAFVCKHLKSTVRLLVRR